From Tiliqua scincoides isolate rTilSci1 chromosome 2, rTilSci1.hap2, whole genome shotgun sequence, the proteins below share one genomic window:
- the LOC136638599 gene encoding taste receptor type 2 member 40-like: protein MPESRPNLHNPFNIFYLTTAGILYLLVIITNGLIVVVNLADWTKVRSLMPKDEIVTSLGLSNICFSTAITLDYFTSLIWKEFYRHFYCMQIVMFSLDIATSFSSFWFMAWLTVFYCMKIVDFKQPFLLKVKLRFSGLIRWLLLGSVLVSVGATLLVTWAVRTASHVKLHMELTNQTDDLSSDFNLTLNIKKDKITLVHMALSYRLLLIILGCSAPLVVVIFSSIPVLKSLFTHAQNLGQNLSLFHNPRLEVHLNAAKAVLSLLLSYCSSYICEILIRAELFPNWTYQYFLCLTAMLVTIVVQGSVLILSNPKLKQSAAQVLPFLSQ, encoded by the coding sequence ATGCCGGAAAGCCGGCCAAATCTACACAATCCATTCAACATTTTCTACTTAACTACTGCAGGAATCCTCTATCTCTTGGTCATCATCACCAATGGACTTATTGTTGTGGTGAATCTTGCTGATTGGACTAAAGTCAGAAGTCTGATGCCCAAAGATGAAATTGTGACCAGCCTGGGGCTGTCCAACATTTGCTTCTCCACTGCAATAACTTTGGACTACTTCACCTCCCTCATCTGGAAGGAGTTCTACCGACATTTTTACTGTATGCAAATAGTCATGTTTAGCCTCGATATTGCCACGAGTTTTTCAAGCTTCTGGTTCATGGCCTGGCTGACCGTCTTCTATTGCATGAAGATCGTTGACTTCAAGCAGCCATTTTTGCTCAAGGTGAAGCTCAGATTTTCTGGCCTCATCCGTTGGCTCCTCCTTGGCTCTGTGCTTGTTTCTGTGGGAGCAACTCTCTTGGTTACGTGGGCTGTTAGAACAGCATCGCATGTGAAGTTGCACATGGAGCTGACCAATCAAACAGACGACCTTTCCTCTGACTTTAACCTCACTCTGAACATCAAGAAGGACAAAATCACCCTTGTTCACATGGCCTTGTCCTATAGACTTCTCTTAATTATCCTGGGCTGCTCTGCTCCCCTGGTGGTGGTGATTTTCTCTTCCATCCCAGTTCTCAAGTCTCTTTTCACGCATGCCCAAAATCTGGGACAGAACTTGTCTCTTTTCCACAATCCTCGCCTGGAGGTTCATCTCAATGCAGCCAAGGCAGTGCTGTCTCTTCTTCTAAGTTACTGCTCCTCATACATTTGTGAGATTTTAATTAGAGCTGAACTGTTTCCCAACTGGACTTATCAGTATTTTCTGTGCCTGACAGCAATGCTTGTGACCATTGTGGTGCAAGGGTCTGTCCTCATCCTAAGTAATCCAAAACTGAAGCAATCCGCTGCACAAGTTCTTCCCTTTTTGTCGCAGTAA